A single window of Colletes latitarsis isolate SP2378_abdomen chromosome 6, iyColLati1, whole genome shotgun sequence DNA harbors:
- the LOC143342773 gene encoding uncharacterized protein LOC143342773 isoform X2 — MHKKTHKRSTFNSATQKVKASENLLHGRDYQDNENESSNHFQLPSLQKKKTCKDVDDHVSTWDENSITTCISYSSELEDIATQKVMQQWDAIENTLYEDGDQVTQTPLLEECIQWRTQIPHLRIVGKNPFLSTKSKYQDLDKNSSQIKNRFNLHDDDQFSEHSLSTRRKISSKHKLQSTLKDKIYDILFDYVMSELFPNKENVIDSLGDDLNEVLQIRMAPIHSNKSSAKSTKLSWFEETIPLDNKFPSSRVRGIEDHIVPIRKEAAQTNIEEIQRKHDNPKQNDGIRSGRDASLAIEDKLFRPHTGRNKLGTVFNEKIVVSPVPYILSTRESFSTIKTTPIKFMGQTLDVSTFPGSSRNLSYLKNSKKNLTLTKQPNCQSAWHTSVTPAAWPKNIKLAPLDTSRLPSSKNRSLTSLSVVFERGRKPLSPISRSTLPVSAQTSHINDNDGLKIQGRHIIPGQSTKISGTNSGWDCSTRSRNDKQKRRQSKTKL; from the exons ATGCATAAAAAGACACATAAACGGAGCAC ATTTAATTCAGCAAcgcaaaaagtaaaagcatccgaaaacttattacatGGAAGAGACTACCAAGATAATGAGAATGAATCCAGCAACCACTTCCAACTGCCAAGTTTGCAAAAGAAAAAAACTTGTAAAGATGTTGACGATCATGTATCGACATGGGATGAAAATAGCATCACAACATGTATATCTTATTCGTCTGAGTTGGAAGACATTGCAACTCAGAAAGTTATGCAACAGTGGGATGCTATTGAAAACACGCTTTATGAAGACGGTGATCAAGTGACACAAACACCCCTTTTAGAGGAATGTATACAATGGAGAACGCAAATACCACATTTAAGAATAGTTggaaaaaatccatttttatccACCAAAAGCAAATATCAAGATTTGGATAAAAATTCCAGTCAAATAAAGAATAGATTCAATTTGCATGATGATGATCAATTTTCGGAACATAGTCTTTCAACGAGG agaaaaatttcatcgaaacaTAAATTGCAAAGCACATTAAAGGAtaaaatatatgatatactcttTGATTATGTAATGTCCGAACTATTTCCAAATAAGGAAAATGTGATTGACTCGCTAGGTGATGATTTAAACGAAGTTTTGCAAATACGCATGGCACCTATTCATAGCAATAAAAGTTCCGCGAAAAGTACAAAATTGAGTTGGTTCGAAGAAACCATTCCTCTTGATAACAAATTTCCAAGTAGCAGGGTTAGAGGAATAGAAGATCATATTGTACCAATAAGAAAAGAAGCTGCTCAGACGAACATAGAAGAAATTCAAAG AAAACACGATAATCCCAAACAAAATGATGGAATAAGAAGCGGACGAGATGCTTCGCTCGCGATAGAAGACAAACTTTTTAGGCCTCATACTGGTAGAAATAAACTTGGCACTGTTTTTAATGAGAAGATTGTAGTTAGTCCTGTGCCTTATATTTTGTCAACTAGGGAAAGTTTTTCTACCATTAAGACTACTCCAATCAAGTTTATGGGACAGACATTAGACGTTTCTACATTTCCAG GCTCGAGCAGAAATCtttcttatttaaaaaattcgaaaaaaaatttaacTCTAACAAAACAACCAAATTGTCAGTCTGCTTGGCATACTTCTGTTACTCCCGCCGCGTGGCCAAAAAATATAAAGCTTGCTCCGTTAGATACTTCGCGACTTCCTAGCAGCAAAAATCG ATCTTTAACATCATTGTCGGTAGTTTTTGAACGCGGCAGAAAACCGTTGAGTCCTATTTCTCGTTCCACTTTGCCTGTCTCTGCACAAACTAGTCATATTAACGATAACGACGGTTTAAAAATTCAAGGTAGACATATAATACCTGGACAATCTACTAAGATAAGTGGGACTAACAGTGGTTGGGATTGTAGTACTAGGAGTAGAAACGACAAACAAAAAAGAAGGCAATCAAAAACTAAATTATAA
- the LOC143342773 gene encoding uncharacterized protein LOC143342773 isoform X1 — protein MHKKTHKRSTFNSATQKVKASENLLHGRDYQDNENESSNHFQLPSLQKKKTCKDVDDHVSTWDENSITTCISYSSELEDIATQKVMQQWDAIENTLYEDGDQVTQTPLLEECIQWRTQIPHLRIVGKNPFLSTKSKYQDLDKNSSQIKNRFNLHDDDQFSEHSLSTRERKISSKHKLQSTLKDKIYDILFDYVMSELFPNKENVIDSLGDDLNEVLQIRMAPIHSNKSSAKSTKLSWFEETIPLDNKFPSSRVRGIEDHIVPIRKEAAQTNIEEIQRKHDNPKQNDGIRSGRDASLAIEDKLFRPHTGRNKLGTVFNEKIVVSPVPYILSTRESFSTIKTTPIKFMGQTLDVSTFPGSSRNLSYLKNSKKNLTLTKQPNCQSAWHTSVTPAAWPKNIKLAPLDTSRLPSSKNRSLTSLSVVFERGRKPLSPISRSTLPVSAQTSHINDNDGLKIQGRHIIPGQSTKISGTNSGWDCSTRSRNDKQKRRQSKTKL, from the exons ATGCATAAAAAGACACATAAACGGAGCAC ATTTAATTCAGCAAcgcaaaaagtaaaagcatccgaaaacttattacatGGAAGAGACTACCAAGATAATGAGAATGAATCCAGCAACCACTTCCAACTGCCAAGTTTGCAAAAGAAAAAAACTTGTAAAGATGTTGACGATCATGTATCGACATGGGATGAAAATAGCATCACAACATGTATATCTTATTCGTCTGAGTTGGAAGACATTGCAACTCAGAAAGTTATGCAACAGTGGGATGCTATTGAAAACACGCTTTATGAAGACGGTGATCAAGTGACACAAACACCCCTTTTAGAGGAATGTATACAATGGAGAACGCAAATACCACATTTAAGAATAGTTggaaaaaatccatttttatccACCAAAAGCAAATATCAAGATTTGGATAAAAATTCCAGTCAAATAAAGAATAGATTCAATTTGCATGATGATGATCAATTTTCGGAACATAGTCTTTCAACGAGG GAGagaaaaatttcatcgaaacaTAAATTGCAAAGCACATTAAAGGAtaaaatatatgatatactcttTGATTATGTAATGTCCGAACTATTTCCAAATAAGGAAAATGTGATTGACTCGCTAGGTGATGATTTAAACGAAGTTTTGCAAATACGCATGGCACCTATTCATAGCAATAAAAGTTCCGCGAAAAGTACAAAATTGAGTTGGTTCGAAGAAACCATTCCTCTTGATAACAAATTTCCAAGTAGCAGGGTTAGAGGAATAGAAGATCATATTGTACCAATAAGAAAAGAAGCTGCTCAGACGAACATAGAAGAAATTCAAAG AAAACACGATAATCCCAAACAAAATGATGGAATAAGAAGCGGACGAGATGCTTCGCTCGCGATAGAAGACAAACTTTTTAGGCCTCATACTGGTAGAAATAAACTTGGCACTGTTTTTAATGAGAAGATTGTAGTTAGTCCTGTGCCTTATATTTTGTCAACTAGGGAAAGTTTTTCTACCATTAAGACTACTCCAATCAAGTTTATGGGACAGACATTAGACGTTTCTACATTTCCAG GCTCGAGCAGAAATCtttcttatttaaaaaattcgaaaaaaaatttaacTCTAACAAAACAACCAAATTGTCAGTCTGCTTGGCATACTTCTGTTACTCCCGCCGCGTGGCCAAAAAATATAAAGCTTGCTCCGTTAGATACTTCGCGACTTCCTAGCAGCAAAAATCG ATCTTTAACATCATTGTCGGTAGTTTTTGAACGCGGCAGAAAACCGTTGAGTCCTATTTCTCGTTCCACTTTGCCTGTCTCTGCACAAACTAGTCATATTAACGATAACGACGGTTTAAAAATTCAAGGTAGACATATAATACCTGGACAATCTACTAAGATAAGTGGGACTAACAGTGGTTGGGATTGTAGTACTAGGAGTAGAAACGACAAACAAAAAAGAAGGCAATCAAAAACTAAATTATAA